TCGAGGTTCTCCGCGAAGTACTGCACCATGTCGTTGCGCTCGGGCTCGCCGTGCACGAGGACGTCGAGGCCGAGCTCCTCCTGCAGACGGATGACGCGTTCGATCTCGTCCCGCAACACCTGCTCGTAGGCGTCGGTTCCGAGCTCGCCCCGGTCGTGGGCGGCGCGGGCGCGGCGGATGTCACCGGTCTGGGGGAACGACCCGATGGTCGTCGTCGGCAACGGCGGAAGGCCGAGCGCCCTCCGCTGGGAGGCGACGCGATCGGCGACCGGCCCGCGCTCGAAGTCGGCGTCGGCGAGCGCCGCGGTGCGGGCCCGCACGCGATCGTCGTGCACGCCGGGCGCGGAGCGGCGGTCCGCGAGCGCCGCCGCCGCCGCCGCGATCTCGGGCTCGACGGCGTCGCGGCCTTCGCGCAGCCCGCGCGCGAGCACGGCGATCTGGCCGATCTTCTGGTCGGCGAACGCGAGCCACGTCTTCAGGCGCGGGTCGAGGTCGGGCTCGTCGTCGACGTCGTGCGGCACGTGCTGCAGCGAGTTCGACGTGCCCACGACGACCTCGGCGGCGCCGAGCCGGCGGACCTGGTCGAGACGCGCCCAGGCACGGTCGAGGTCACCGCGCCAGACGTTGCGCGCGTCGATCACGCCGGCGACGATCGTCTTGCCGGCGACGCCGTCGGCCGTGGAGGGGACTCCGCCGCGCACGAGGTCGAGGGCGATCGCCTCGACGGGGGCGGCGGCCAGCGCCTCCCATCCCTCCGCGCTCGGAGCCCCGTAGGGCGCGGCGACGAGGAGGGACGGGCGGTCCTCGGCCGCGCCAAGCACGGCATAGGCGCGGGCGGCGGCAGCGGCGACCTCGCCGGGGGCGACGTCGAGCGTCTCGCTCACGAGAGCCGGCTCGTCGAGCTGCACCCATTCGGCGCCGGCCGCGCGCAGGGCCGCGAGGATCTCCCGGTAGACCGGGATCAGGTCGTCGAGACGGTCGAGCGGACGGAAGCCCTCCGGGGCGTCGTCGTCGGGCTTCGCGAGCGCGAGCAGCGTGACGGGGCCGACCACGACGGGGCGCGTGACGAGCCCGTCGGCCGCGGCCTCCGCGACGAGGCCGGCATAGCGCGCCGGCTGCGCCGAGAAGACGGTTCCGGGGCCGATCTCCGGCACGAGGTAGTGGTAGTTGGTGTCGAACCACTTCGTCATCTCGAGCGGCGGCTGCTCCCCGTCGCCGCGGGCGGCCGCGAACTCGGCGGCGAGCCCGATCGTGCCGTCGGTCTCGCGCAGACCCGCGAACCGCTCCGGGAGGGCGCCGACCGCGAGGGCCGCATCGAGCACCTGGTCGTAGTACGAGAACGTCTCGGGCACGGCCGAGTCCTCGTCCAGCCCGAGCGAGACGAGCCGCGCGCGCGTCTCGCGGCGCAGGGCCGCCGCCCGATCGCGCAGCTCCTGTTCGTCGATCGTGCCGGCCCAGTGCGTCTCCACGGCGCGCTTGAGCTCGCGGCGGCGCCCGATGCGCGGGTATCCGAGGATCGTTCCATGGGGGAAGGCGGTCATCGCGTGGTCTCCTTCGTCGATCCGGCGAACGCCGGATGGGGGTCGGTCCGGGGTGCGTCCGCGGCGGCGCCCTCGCGCAGCGGGACGCCCGCCTCGCGCAGCGGGACGCCCGCCTCGCGGAGGACGGCGAGAACCGTCTCGTGCTCGTTGAACGCATACAGGTGGATGCCCGGAGCCCCGCCGGCGAGGACGTCCCGCGCGAGGCGCGCGGCGTAGGCGACGCCGACCTCGCGCCGGCCCTCCGGCGTCGGCTCGACCTCGAGCGAGACGGACAGCTCGGCGGGCAGCGGCTCGCCCGTCAGCTCGAGCATCCGGCGCAGCTTGGCGGGCGACGTGACGGGCATGACGCCGGGCAGGATCGGGATGGTCACGCCGGCGGCGCGGGCGCGCTCGACGAACCTCAGGTAGTCGTCGGCGTGGAAGAACAGCTGGGTGATCGCCGCATCGGCCCCCGCGGCCTGCTTGGCGAGCAGGGCGTCCAGATGCTCCCTCGGATGGCGCGAGCGCGGGTGGCCGTTGGGGAACGCGGCGACGGTGGTGCGCGCCCGCGGGCGAGGGTCGACGCGCACGGCGTCGGGCTGGCCGGGGATCGCGGTCTCGCCGTACGGCGCGCGCTCCGCCTGCACCCGGTGGATGAGCTGCACGAGCTCCGCCGAGGTGCGCAGGTCTCCGAGGAACGCGTCGTCCTCGTCCTTGCCCGCCGGCGGGTCGCCGCGCACGGCGAGGAAGCGCTCGATCCCGGCGTCCAGGAACTCGCGGATGAGGGCGCTGGCCGTGACGTAGTCGTTGCCGACGCATGTGAGGTGGGCGAGAGGATCGACGTCGGTGTTCTCGCGGATCCAGCGCAGCACGCGCAGCGACTCGCCGCCCGTGGAGCCGCCGGCGCCGTACGTGACGGAGAGGAAGTCCGGGCCCGCCGCCGCGAGCCGGCGGATGGTCCCCTCCAGCGCCGCCGTGCGCGCAGGGGTGCGCGGCGGGTACAGCTCGAAGGAGAACGGCGTCATCCGTGTCCTCCCCTGCTCCTCCGCCGCCATGGCGACGCGCTGCCGTCGGCGTTCCCGACACACCTCACGCGACGCTAGCGGCGCCGCGACGCGGGGCGGGAACTCTATGACGCCGCATGTCATATGCGCTCACATGGATCGCCGTCCGGGCCCGTCGTTCCGCGGATCCGCGGGGGCGGCGAGGTCGTCTTCACGTGTCGAAGCCAGGGTGACCTAGCGTGGGAGCATGACGCAGACGCTCCCGTACGGATCCTGGCCGTCGCCGATCGCCGCGGCCGACATCGCGCGCAGCTCGCCCCGGCTCGGCGACGCCCGGTTCGTGGGAGACGACATCTGGTGGGCCGAGGGCGTCGCCGCCGAGCGCGGACGCACCGCGGTGCTGCGCGCGAGCGACGGAGAGAGCGTCCTCCCCTCTCCGTGGAGCGCCCGTTCCCGCGTCCACGAGTACGGGGGCGGGGCCTGGACCGCGACCGACGACGGGGTCCTGCTGTTCGTCGAGCAGTCGGACCAGCGCGTGTACGCGCTCGCCCCCGGCGGCGAGCCCCGTGCGCTCACCCCCGCATCCGGCGGCATGGGCTTCGGCGACCTCGTCCTCGCGGACGGCCGGCTCTGGGCCGTCCGCGAGACGCACGACGGGTCGCCCGTCCCGCCGCGCGACATCGTCGTCGTGCCCCTCGACGGCAGCGCGCAGGACGACGCGTCCGCCGTCCTCAGCGTCGTCGCCGGAAGCGACTTCGTCGCGTACCCCGCGCCGCGCGGCGACCGCCTCGCCTGGATCGCCTGGGACCATCCCGACATGCCCTGGGACGCGACGGAGCTCCGCGTGGGGCGCATCGACGCATCCGGCCGGGTGGCGGAATGGAGCGTCGTCGCCGGAGGCCGGGGCGCCGCCGGAGGGGCGGACGTCTCCGCCCTGCAGCCCGAGTGGACGGGCGACGGCGAGCTGCTGTTCGTGTCCGACCCGCCCATCGGCGAGGCCGCCGGGGCGCCCTCGCGCTGGAACCTGAGCCGGGCGACGCGGGGAGCGCGTGGGGAGACGTCGATCGCCCCCGTCCACGTCGCCGACGCCGACACGGGCGGCGCGCTGTGGAACCTCGGGACCCGATGGTACGCACCGCTCGAGGACGGCCGCATCGTCGCGGTGGAGACCGACGGACGGTCCCGGCTCGTGCTCCTCGACCCGGCCAGCGGCGCGGTCGCCGAGCTCGAGACGCCTCTCGGGGAGATCCTCGTGGCGGACGTCAGGGGGTCGCGAGTCCTCCTGGTCGGCGCCGGTCCGCGCACGCCCGGGGGCATCTGGCTGCTCGACGTCGACGCGCGCACGGTCGAGCCCGTGCGCGGAGGAGTGACCGACCTCGATCCCCGATGGCTGCCGGAGGCCAGGGCGATGTCGTTCACCGGTCCGCGAGGCGACGTGCACACCTTCGCGTACCCGCCGACGAGCCCGGAGGCGCGGGGGCCGGCGGACGAGCTCCCTCCCTACCTCGTGCTCGTGCACGGCGGCCCGACGGCGCACGTGTCGGGATCCCTCTCCCTGGCCGTGACGTACTTCACGAGCCGCGGCATCGGCGTCCTCGACGTCAACTACGGCGGCTCCACGGGGTACGGCCGTGCCTACCGGGAGCGGTTGAAGGGCGGATGGGGCGTCGTCGACGTCGCGGACGCCGCGGCCGCCGCGGCCGGCATCGCGGAGGCGGGGCTCGCCGACCGCCGGCGTCTGGCGATCCGCGGCGGGTCGGCGGGCGGGTGGACGGTGCTGTGCGCCGTCGCCGGCACCGACGCGTTCGCCGCGGGGATCAGCCGCTACGGCGTGGCCGACCTGCGGATGCTCGTCGCGGAGACCCACGACTTCGAGGCCCGGTACCTCGACGGGCTCGTGGGGCCGCTCCCGGAGGCGGAGGAGCTCTACGTGAGCCGTTCGCCGCTCTCCCGGCCCGAGACGCTCCGCACGCCCCTCCTCATCCTCCAGGGAGCGGAGGACCCGGTGGTGCCGCCGTCGCAGTCGGAGGCGCTGCGCGACGCGCTCGCCGCCAACGGCGTCCCGCACGCGTACATCCTCTTCGACGGCGAGTCGCACGGCTTCCGCGGCAGGGAGGCGATCGTCCGGTCCCTCGAGGCCGAGGTCGCGTTCCTCGGAGCCGTGCTCGGCTTCGACGCACCGGGGGTGCCGGAGCTCGCCCTCGACGGGATGTCGGCGCGCGGCGGTACCTTCTGAGGCGATGGAACTGACAGGACTCGTGCTCGCCGCCATCGGCGCCGCCGACCTCGTGCGCCGTGGCGTGCGCGGCCGTCGGAGCCGCGCCCTGGGCGTGGCCGCCGTCCTCCTGCTCTGCGCGCTGGCGGGCGCCGCGCTCGGCGCCGGATCGTGGTCGTCCCTCCTGTTCGCGACGGTCCCCGTGGCGGCGGCCGCCGGATGGATCGTCACGATGCGCGCCGACGGATCGCGGCTCGGGTTCCTGCCCCTGGCTGGCGCGGCGGCGATCGCCGTGGCGGCGATGCTGCTGCGGCCGGCGCGCCCCGACCTCGTCATCCCGTGGGGCGGCGACGGGGAGCTGCCGGTGTCGCTCGCGCTGCTCGCCGTGGGCGGCGGGCTCTTCCTGCTCGACTCCGCCAACCGCGTCGTGCGCACCGCCCTGCGCTTCGAGGACGTGCCCTCCGACGAGGAGACGCCGACACCGCGACGACGGCTGTTCTCCGGCCTCGTCGCGCGCGATGGCCCGGCGCCCCCTCCCGACGGGCAGGCGGTGCACACCTTGCGAGGAGGACGCCTGATCGGGCCGCTCGAGCGCGTCGTGCTCGCGGGGCTGCTGCTCGCACAGGCCTACCCGGTCGTCGCCGCTCTCATCGCCGCCAAGGGCATCGTCCGATTCCCCGAGATCTCGCGCGACCGCGACCGGGGCACGCAGGCGGAGTACTTCCTCGTCGGGAGCATGGTGAGCTGGGCACTCGCCCTCGCCGTCACGGCTCTCGTGTGGTTCGGCGCGGCCTCCGTCTGACCTCTGACGAAGGCGACGCCGTTCACGCGGCGTCGGCCGCGAACGCCCCGAGCTCCGCGGCGAGACGCTGCGAGACGCGCACGTGCACCCGCGTCCCGCCCGACTCGTGCTCCTGCGAGAGGAAGACGCCCGTCTCGTGGATCGCGGAGATGAGATCGCCGCGGCTGTAGGGCACGAGCGCGTGCACCTCGACGGCGGGCACCGGCAGCGCGTCCTCGACGACGCCGCGGAGCTCGGCGATGCCCTCCCCCGTGCGCGAGGAGACGAAGACGGCATCCGGTTCGAGCCCTCGCAGCACGAGGCGGGTGTCGTCGTCGATCAGATCCGCCTTGTTGAAGACGACGATCTCGCGGATGTCTCGCGCGCCGACGTCCGCCATGACATCGCGGACCGTGGCGATCTGGCCGGCGGGATCGGGGTGATTCCCGTCGACGACGTGGACGAGCACGTCGGCGCCGGCGACCTCCTCGAGGGTCGAGCGGAACGCCTCGACCAGCTGATGCGGCAGGTTCCGCACGAAGCCCACGGTGTCGGCGAGCGTGAACACGCGGCCGTCCGCCGTCTCAGTGCGGCGGACCGTCGCGTCGAGCGTCGCGAACAGCGCGTTCTCCACGAGCACGCCCGCGCTCGTGAGCCGGTTCAGCAGCGACGACTTCCCGGCGTTCGTGTAGCCGGCGATCGCGACGGAGGGGATGGTGTTCCGCTTGCGCTCCGACCGCTTCGCATCGCGCGCGGGACCGAAGCCCCTGATCTGCTTGCGGAGCTGGGCCATCCGCGTGCGGATGCGGCGACGGTCGAGCTCGATCTTCGTCTCGCCCGGACCGCGCGAGCCCATGCCGGCTCCGCCCGCGCCCACCTGTCCGCCGGCCTGGCGGCTCATCGACTCGCCCCAGCCGCGCAGTCGCGGCAGGAGGTACTCGAGCTGGGCGAGCTCGACCTGCGCCTTGCCCTCCCGCGTCTTGGCGTGCTGGGCGAAGATGTCGAGGATGACGGCCGTGCGGTCGATGACCTTGACCTTGATGACGTCCTCGAGCGCGCGCCGCTGGCTCGGCGCGAGCTCGGTGTCGGCGATCACGGTGTCGGCGCCGACGGACGTGACGATGTCCTTCAGCTCCTCGGCCTTGCCCCGGCCGATGTACGTCGCGGGGTCCGGATGGGGACGACGCTGCAGCACGCCGTCGAGCACGGTGGAGCCTGCCGTCTCGGCCAGCGCCGAGAGCTCGCGCAGCGAGTTCTCGGCGTCCACGAGCGCGCCCTGCGGGTACACGCCGACGAGGACGACGTTCTCGAGTCGCAGCTGGCGGTACTCGACCTCGGTGACGTCCTCGAGCTCGGTCGAGAGCCCCGTGACACGCCGCAGCGCGTGACGCGCTTCGAGGTCCCACTGGTCTCCGTCGCTGGTCGACCCGGCCGCCGTCCCGGCATCCTGCAGCGCCTGAGCGGCCCCGAAGATGCGGACGCCCGAACGCGAGTCGGCGTGCGAGAGCACGCGGTCGACCGGATCCGTCGTCGGATCGGCCTGTGCGTCGGGATGGATGGTGTCGGTCAAAGGGTGCCCTTCTTCGTTCGCTGGGAGCCGACGTCCGTCGGCCCGCCGTGGTGCACGCGGTCGCTGAGCCTTCCAGACTAGCTTCGCGCGCGATCGGGGGTAAGGAGGCGAGGTCTCGATACGGCTTCACATGGCCGGGACTCCTCCGGTAATCTCGGTCACCATGGCGGATCACTACTTCAGCGAGCATCCCTCCGCCCCTGAGGAGCTCCGCCGGATCCGGGTGTCGCTGGCCGACCGAGACCTCGACGTGCTGACGGCGCGCGGGGTGTTCAGCCCCGATCACGTCGACGTCGGCACCGAGGTGCTGCTCGGCAATGCTCCGGATCCTCCTCCCGGGGGCGAGTTCCTCGACCTGGGCTGCGGCTGGGGGCCCGTCTCGCTCAGCCTCGCCCTGCGCGCTCCGCGTGCGCGGATCTGGGCGGTCGACGTGAACGAACGCGCCCTCGACCTCGTGCGCCGCAACGCGGCCGAGCTCGGCCTCGACAACGTCAACGCCGCACGGCCCGAGGATGTTCCCGACGACATCGCGTTCCGCACGATCTGGTCGAATCCGCCCATCCGCGTCGGCAAGGCCGTGCTGCACGAGATCCTGGAGACCTGGCTGCCCCGCCTGTGCCCGCGCAGCGACGCCTATCTCGTCGTGCAGCGCAACCTCGGCTCGGACTCGCTGCAGCGCTGGCTGGCGGCGACGCTGGACGCGGGTTTCAGCGTCCAGCGCCATGCCACGTCCAAGGGCTTCCGGGTGCTCCAGGTGCGCCGTCACGGCGCACCGCCGTCCGGCCCCGTCGACGTCGTCTAGGACTCCCCGCTCTCGAGCGCCGCACGCGCCGCGGAGACGACCGCCTCGCGGATGTCCGAGAGCAGGGGCGAGCGCAGGTTCCACTGCTGCCAGTACAGGGGCACCCGCATCCGCGGCTCCCCCAGCGGGACGAGCAGCCCCGCCTCGATGGACGGCTGTGACTGCTGCGGCGGCAGCATCCCCCAGCCGAGGCCCAGTCTGACCGCCGCGGCGTAGTCCTCCGAGGCCGGCACGTAGTGGCGCGGCGGCTGCCGCGGCTCGACGCCGCGCTCCCGCAGCCAGGCCGACTGGATGTCGTCCGCGCGGTCGAAGTCGATGAGCGGGCCGCGTGCGAGCGCGCTCCGGGTGATGCCCTCCGGCATCCAGCGCGCGACGTACCCCGGCGTCGCGACGGCGTCGTAGATCACGAGGCCGAGAGGCGTGACGGTGCAGCCGGCGATCGGCTCCCGCTGCGACGTGACGGCCGCCATCACGGCGCCGGCCTCGAGCAGGTCCGCGGTGCGGTCCTCGTCCTCCCGCCGCAGCTCGAACGCGACGTCGTGACTCCGCGTCACGGGCTCGAGCCCCGGCAGCAGCCAGGTCGCGAGGGAGTCCGCGTTGACCGCGATGGGCACGTTCATCCGGCCGGGGCCCTCGAGGCCCAGCGCGACGCCGGCGTCGTGCCCCAGCAGCGCGTACTGACGCGACAGCCGCACGACGACCGACCCCGCCTCCGTGGGCCGGGCCGGCTTCGAGCGGACGACGAGCACCCGGCCCAGCTGCGCCTCGAGCGCGCGCAGCCGCTGGCTCACGGCCGACGGCGTGATCCGCAGCGCACGAGCTGCGCCCTCCAGGCTCCCCTCGTCGACGATCGCGGCGACGGTCTCGGCGAGCTCCGGGGAGATCCACATAAGCAGATCTTAACCAGCCTGAGAATACTTAGATCTGCTTTTCATCTCGGCGCCCATCGGCGTAGCGTCTCCAGACGTGATCAGCGCTCTCCTCGCCGGGCTCGGCCTCTCCCTGTCCCTCATCATCGCCCCCGGCGCGCAGAACGTCTTCCTCCTCAAGATGGGCATCCGGCGTGAGCACGTGATCGCCCTGGCGATCACGTGCTTCGTGAGCGACATCCTGCTGATCGCCGCGGGCGTCGCCGGCTTCGGCGTCGTCGTGGAGAACCTGCCCTGGCTGTTCCGGCTCGTGAAGTGGGCGGGCGTGGTGTTCCTCCTCGGCTACGCGCTGACCGCGGCGTGGCGGGCCGTGCGTCCCCGCGCCGAGGCGATCGAGGTCTCGGCGCACGCCGCCCCCGACGACTCCGCGACCGGCGGCGGCAGCGGCGGCGGCACCGCGACCGCGACCGCGACCATCGTCCGTGCGCAGACGACGACGTCGACGCTGATTCCCGCATTGCTGTCGTGCCTGGCCATCACGTGGCTCAATCCGCACACCTACCTCGACACCGTGCTGCTCCTCGGGTCGGTCTCCACGGGCTACGGGGACGCCCGGTGGCTCTTCGGGGCGGGGGCCGTCCTCGGCAGCGCGATCTGGTTCGCGTTCCTCACGGCGCTGGCCCGGGTGGCCGCGAAGTGGCTGCGCTCGCCCGTGTCGTGGCGGATCCTCGACGGCGCCATCGCGGTCGTCATGCTGGGGCTCGCCACGGGGCTCGCCGCCGCCTGATCAGGCGAGCGCGACCGCTCCCGAGAACACGAGGGTCGCGGGGCCCGAGAGCGCGACGTGCTCGCCCTCCTCTGTCGGGAACATCCGCACGCCGAGCGTGCCGCCCGGGACCTCCACCCGCCAGAAGTCGGGAGCTCCGGCACCCGCCCAGTCGCGCACGGCGAGCGCCGCCGCCGCCGTCCCCGTGCCGCACGAGAGGGTCTCGCCCACGCCGCGCTCGAACACGCGCATCCGGATGCGCCCGATGCCGTCCTTCACGCCCTGCGGGACGACGAACTCCACGTTGGCGCCGTGCGGCGGCAGGGGGTCGACGATCGGCTGCACCGTGAGATCGAGCGTCTCGAGCTCCTCCTCGGAGGCGAGCGCCACGACGACGTGCGGGTTTCCCACGTCGATGCCGAGCCCGGGGCGAGCGACGCCCAGTCCCTTCGCGCGCACGAGCGGATCCCCCGCATCCGCGCGCCAGCGGCCGAGATCGACCTGGAAGCCCGTCTCGCTGCGGGTGACGTCCTTCACGCCGGCGCGCGTGCCGATCGGAAGGGCGGATCCCGCGGGGAGCTCGGAGAGGCCGGTGTCGAGGAGATAGCGGGCGAACACGCGGGTGCCGTTGCCGCACATCTCGGCCTTCGAGCCGTCGGCGTTGCGGTAGTCCATGAACCACTCCGCGCCGGGCTCCTCGGCGAGGGCCGCGGCTCCCTCCGGGAGGCGCGCGGAACGCACGACGCGCAGCAGGCCGTCGCCGCCGATCCCGAACCGTCGGTCGCACAGGGCCGCGACCTGGTCGTCGGTGAGATCGAGCTCACCGTCGGGGTCGGCGACGATCACGAAGTCGTTGCCGGTGCCGTGCCCCTTGGTGAACTGGATCTCCGTCATCGCCTCAGTCTATTCGGCCTCTTCCGGGCGGAGAGCGGCGCAGGCGGTCAGCGCGCGACGAGCGCGGCCGCGTCGGCGGAGCCGGCCTCGAGCCACCGCACGTCGTCGTAGCGGGTGAACCAGCTCACCTGGCGTCGCGCGTAGCGGCGCGTGAGCGCCTGGGTCTCCGCGATCGCCTGCGCCTGCGTGAGCGCGCCCTCCAGCTGCGAGAGCGCCTGGGCGTACCCGATGGCGCGCCGCGCCGTCGTTCCCCGCTCCAGCCCCTCCGCGCGCAGCCGTTCGGTCTCGTCGAGCATCCCCTCCGCCCACATCCGCTCGACGCGTCCGTCCAGTCGCCGGACGAGCGATGCGCGGTCCAGGGCGAGCCCGATGACGGTCGCCCTCCGCCAGAGCACGGGCCTCTCCGGCAGAGCGGCGCCGTGCGTCCGCTCGCCCTGCGCGATCACCTCGAGCGCGCGGACGACGCGCCGGGCGTTCCGCGGATCGATGCGCTCCGCCGTCGCCGGGTCTTCGCGCTGCAGCCGCGCGAAGAGCGCGCCGGCTCCGTGCGCCGCGAGCTCGGCCTCCAGCTCGGCCCGCAACGCCTCGTCCCGCGGCGGGAACCGGAAGTCGAAGAGCACGCTCGAGACGTAGAGCCCCGATCCCCCGACGAGGATCGCGTCGCGGCCTCGGCCGAGGATGTCGTCGACGACACGGCGCGCCTCCGTCTGATACCGGGCGACCGCCGCGTCCTGCGTGACGTCGAGGACGTCGAGGAGGTGATGCGCGATCCCGCGTCGCTCGTCCGGCGGGACCTTGGCGGTGCCGACGTCCATGCCGCGGTACAGCTGCATGGCGTCCGCGTTGACGATCTCCGCGCCGCCGCCGTGTGCGGCGAGCTCCTCCGCGAGGTCGAGCGACAGATCGCTCTTGCCCGTGCCGGTCGCCCCGACGACGGCCCAGAGCCGCGGTCCGACGTCTCGGGTCACACGCCCACGCGGATCGCGGGCAGGCCGAGGCGGACGGGGCCGGTCCCGCCGGAGCCGGCGGCGGGGGCCGCGCACGACTCCGCCTGCGAACGATCCCACGCGTCTCCCGCACGTGTGCGGCGGATGCGCAGAGGCGCTCCGTCGCGGCTGTCCGCGAGCAGATGCGACGGCGCGGCATGCGTGATCTCGACCGTCACGACGTCGCCCGGACGGGGGTGCTCCGACCCCGGCGGCAGCTCGAAGTGCACGAGCCGGTTGTCCTCGGCGCGGCCCGTCAGCCGGTGCGTCTCGGCGTCCTTCCTGCCCTCGCCCGTCGAGACGAGCACCTCGACGGAACGCCCGAGCTGCCTCTCGTTCTCCTCCAGCGAGATGCGCGCCTGGAGAGCGAGGAGACGGTCGTACCGCTCCTGCACGACCTCCTTCGGCACCTGTCCGGGCATGGTCGCGGCAGGGGTCCCCTCGCGGATCGAGTACTGGAACGTGAACGCGTTCGCGAAGCGCGCCTGCTCGACGACCCGCATCGTGTCCTCGAAGTCGTCCTCGGTCTCACCGGGGAACCCGACGATGATGTCGGTGGAGATCGCGGCGTGCGGCATCTTCTCGCGGACGCGGTCGAGGATCCCCAGGAACCTCGCGCTGCGATAGGAGCGGCGCATCGCCTTGAGGATGCGGTCGCTGCCCGACTGCAGCGGCATGTGGAGCTGCGGCATGACGGCGGGGGTCTCGGCCATCGCGTCGATGACGTCGTCGGTGAACGCCGCCGGGTGCGGGCTCGTGAATCGGATGCGTTCGAGGCCGTCGATCCGTCCCGCCGCGCGCAGCAGCTTCCCGAACGCCTCGCGATCGCCGAACTCCACGCCGTACGTGTTGACGTTCTGGCCGAGGAGCGTGACCTCGACGGCGCCGTCCTCGACGAGCAGGCCGATCTCGCTCAGGATGTCGCCGGGGCGGCGGTCCTTCTCCTTGCCGCGCAGGCTCGGGACGATGCAGAACGTGCACGTGTTGTTGCAGCCGACCGAGATCGACACCCAGCCGGACGAGGAGGAGTCGCGCTTGGTCGGGAGCGTGGAGGGGAAGACCTCGAGCGATTCGAGGATCTCGAGCTCGGCCTCGCCGTTGTGCCGTGAGCGCTCGAGCAGCTGCGGCAGCGAACCCATGTTGTGCGTGCCGAACACGACGTCGACCCACGGCGCCTTGTCGAGGACGGCGTCTTTGTCCATCTGCGCGAGGCAGCCGCCCACGGCGATCTGCATGCCCTCGTGCTCGTCCTTGCGCGACTTGAGGTGGCCGAGCGTGCCGTACAGCTTGCCCGACGCGTTCTCGCGCACCGCGCACGTGTTGATGACGACGAGATCGGCCTCCTCGCCGGAGGACGCCTTCACGTATCCCGCGCTCTCGAGCGATCCCGCCAGCCGCTCGGAGTCGTGCACGTTCATCTGGCAGCCGAAGGTGCGCACCTCGTACGAGCGCGGACGCCCCGCGGCGTCGAGAGCGGCCGGCGACGGCGCGATGAGGGTCGGGGCGCTGGATGGCGTAGTCATGACCAGGTCATTCTACGTTCCCGCCGACGCTCGCCCGCCGAGGACTCTCAGCGGAATCGCACACCGCTCGGACCGCGCCTGGCCTCGTCGAGCGCCTGCCGAGCCGACGACATCGCGAGGGACCCGCCGAAGCCGCGGCGGCCCAGCTGCCCGACGAGACGGCGGAGCGCCGTGGCCTCGTCGTAGCGGACGAGGCTCTGCGCCTTGCCGCGCGCGAACTCCAGGGCGCGCTCCGCATCGTCGTCCGGCAGGCCTGCGAGAGCGGCGTCGACGACGTCGCGGGGGATCCCCCGCGACGCCATCGTCTGCGCGATCGCGCGACGCCCCTGGCTCTTGCGACTCGTGCCGACGTGGACGAGCTGCTCCGCGAGGGCGTCGTCGTCGAGGGCGCCGACCCGCACGATCCGCGCG
This window of the Microbacterium sp. AB genome carries:
- a CDS encoding LysR family transcriptional regulator ArgP; protein product: MWISPELAETVAAIVDEGSLEGAARALRITPSAVSQRLRALEAQLGRVLVVRSKPARPTEAGSVVVRLSRQYALLGHDAGVALGLEGPGRMNVPIAVNADSLATWLLPGLEPVTRSHDVAFELRREDEDRTADLLEAGAVMAAVTSQREPIAGCTVTPLGLVIYDAVATPGYVARWMPEGITRSALARGPLIDFDRADDIQSAWLRERGVEPRQPPRHYVPASEDYAAAVRLGLGWGMLPPQQSQPSIEAGLLVPLGEPRMRVPLYWQQWNLRSPLLSDIREAVVSAARAALESGES
- a CDS encoding LysE/ArgO family amino acid transporter — translated: MISALLAGLGLSLSLIIAPGAQNVFLLKMGIRREHVIALAITCFVSDILLIAAGVAGFGVVVENLPWLFRLVKWAGVVFLLGYALTAAWRAVRPRAEAIEVSAHAAPDDSATGGGSGGGTATATATIVRAQTTTSTLIPALLSCLAITWLNPHTYLDTVLLLGSVSTGYGDARWLFGAGAVLGSAIWFAFLTALARVAAKWLRSPVSWRILDGAIAVVMLGLATGLAAA
- the dapF gene encoding diaminopimelate epimerase, which encodes MTEIQFTKGHGTGNDFVIVADPDGELDLTDDQVAALCDRRFGIGGDGLLRVVRSARLPEGAAALAEEPGAEWFMDYRNADGSKAEMCGNGTRVFARYLLDTGLSELPAGSALPIGTRAGVKDVTRSETGFQVDLGRWRADAGDPLVRAKGLGVARPGLGIDVGNPHVVVALASEEELETLDLTVQPIVDPLPPHGANVEFVVPQGVKDGIGRIRMRVFERGVGETLSCGTGTAAAALAVRDWAGAGAPDFWRVEVPGGTLGVRMFPTEEGEHVALSGPATLVFSGAVALA
- the miaA gene encoding tRNA (adenosine(37)-N6)-dimethylallyltransferase MiaA; protein product: MTRDVGPRLWAVVGATGTGKSDLSLDLAEELAAHGGGAEIVNADAMQLYRGMDVGTAKVPPDERRGIAHHLLDVLDVTQDAAVARYQTEARRVVDDILGRGRDAILVGGSGLYVSSVLFDFRFPPRDEALRAELEAELAAHGAGALFARLQREDPATAERIDPRNARRVVRALEVIAQGERTHGAALPERPVLWRRATVIGLALDRASLVRRLDGRVERMWAEGMLDETERLRAEGLERGTTARRAIGYAQALSQLEGALTQAQAIAETQALTRRYARRQVSWFTRYDDVRWLEAGSADAAALVAR
- the miaB gene encoding tRNA (N6-isopentenyl adenosine(37)-C2)-methylthiotransferase MiaB, producing the protein MTTPSSAPTLIAPSPAALDAAGRPRSYEVRTFGCQMNVHDSERLAGSLESAGYVKASSGEEADLVVINTCAVRENASGKLYGTLGHLKSRKDEHEGMQIAVGGCLAQMDKDAVLDKAPWVDVVFGTHNMGSLPQLLERSRHNGEAELEILESLEVFPSTLPTKRDSSSSGWVSISVGCNNTCTFCIVPSLRGKEKDRRPGDILSEIGLLVEDGAVEVTLLGQNVNTYGVEFGDREAFGKLLRAAGRIDGLERIRFTSPHPAAFTDDVIDAMAETPAVMPQLHMPLQSGSDRILKAMRRSYRSARFLGILDRVREKMPHAAISTDIIVGFPGETEDDFEDTMRVVEQARFANAFTFQYSIREGTPAATMPGQVPKEVVQERYDRLLALQARISLEENERQLGRSVEVLVSTGEGRKDAETHRLTGRAEDNRLVHFELPPGSEHPRPGDVVTVEITHAAPSHLLADSRDGAPLRIRRTRAGDAWDRSQAESCAAPAAGSGGTGPVRLGLPAIRVGV